From the Vibrio algarum genome, one window contains:
- a CDS encoding 5-oxoprolinase subunit PxpA gives MSIEQLSINCDMGESFGIWKMGEDEEVMPWVDMANIACGFHASDPNIMSQTIQLALKYNVKIGAHPSYNDTQGFGRRSIAHTESEITHLMLYQIGAIKAIAALHEATVEYVKPHGALYNDMMRSPVIFKAIARAAQIYALPLMILSTSENEQYLEMADDFNVPLLFEAFADRSYLDNGQLTPRDHPKAVLHNSDDIYYQVMQIAKYGSVTTVSGQQLPIQADTICIHGDNPHSIVSIRKIKESIANL, from the coding sequence ATGAGTATAGAGCAGTTATCCATTAACTGTGACATGGGTGAAAGTTTTGGTATCTGGAAAATGGGCGAAGATGAAGAAGTAATGCCATGGGTCGACATGGCGAATATTGCTTGTGGATTTCATGCATCCGATCCAAATATCATGTCACAAACAATTCAACTTGCGTTAAAGTACAACGTAAAAATAGGCGCACATCCTAGTTATAATGATACTCAAGGTTTTGGGCGACGCTCTATTGCTCATACCGAAAGCGAGATAACGCACCTTATGCTTTATCAAATAGGCGCGATCAAAGCCATAGCCGCTCTTCATGAGGCGACAGTCGAATATGTAAAGCCTCACGGAGCTCTTTACAACGATATGATGCGCTCCCCCGTTATTTTTAAAGCAATCGCTAGAGCGGCTCAGATATACGCATTACCATTAATGATTTTATCAACCTCTGAAAACGAACAATATTTAGAAATGGCTGATGACTTTAATGTGCCGTTATTATTCGAAGCATTTGCAGACAGAAGCTATTTAGATAATGGTCAACTAACACCTAGAGATCACCCGAAAGCCGTTTTACACAATAGCGATGATATCTATTATCAGGTAATGCAGATCGCTAAATATGGTAGCGTTACTACAGTCTCAGGACAACAGTTACCAATCCAAGCTGATACCATTTGTATTCACGGGGACAATCCACACTCGATTGTGTCTATTCGAAAAATTAAAGAATCCATAGCCAATTTATGA
- a CDS encoding 5-oxoprolinase subunit B family protein gives MLSREISIEAVCESSILINFAEEISPELPLFINQVAELVYANHNGSIMNITPSYTTLLVDYLPYRTPEHVMLKSLAQIVHQVDSNDTNTVTNTVILPVYYGFDVAPDLQRLIQDKSIELEQLVAKHTAPLYSICAIGFAPGFAFLSGLDSSLATPRHATPRLKVASGSVGIADNQTAVYPSATPGGWNIIGNCPTRLFDPSSEQLSPFRIGDKVKFESISKQEYLKLGGQLWAI, from the coding sequence ATGTTAAGTAGAGAAATTTCGATCGAAGCGGTTTGTGAATCATCTATATTGATTAATTTCGCAGAAGAAATAAGTCCAGAGCTACCGTTATTTATAAATCAAGTGGCTGAGCTAGTATATGCCAATCATAATGGCAGTATAATGAACATCACACCTTCTTATACGACACTTTTAGTCGACTACTTACCCTATCGTACTCCTGAACATGTCATGCTTAAAAGCCTTGCTCAAATCGTTCATCAGGTCGATTCTAACGATACGAACACCGTTACCAATACGGTAATTCTACCGGTCTATTATGGTTTTGATGTCGCGCCAGATTTACAACGTCTGATCCAAGACAAATCTATAGAGCTAGAGCAACTTGTTGCCAAACATACCGCTCCTCTCTACAGCATTTGTGCCATAGGCTTTGCTCCAGGGTTCGCATTTCTATCGGGTTTAGATAGTTCTCTCGCAACGCCAAGGCATGCAACGCCAAGATTAAAGGTCGCTTCAGGTAGTGTCGGTATTGCAGATAACCAGACTGCCGTATATCCCTCCGCTACACCGGGAGGATGGAACATAATAGGTAATTGCCCTACTAGACTTTTTGATCCTTCAAGTGAACAACTTTCACCTTTCAGGATCGGCGATAAAGTAAAGTTTGAATCAATTTCAAAACAGGAATATTTAAAGCTCGGAGGCCAATTATGGGCTATTTAA
- a CDS encoding 5-oxoprolinase subunit C family protein — translation MGYLKVIKPGQLSLIQDFGRYGIAPLGVTQGGPLDEYAYCWANHLLGNRPNCSTIEITLGQAEFQFTQNCMLAICGGDLQAKLDDTPIRNWTSFYVRRGQVLKFGLPINGLRAYLAVEGGFDIETHLGSTSTVIREQLGGLNQDGTALIQNDKIKYTKSSTKLKSKQLTFRFTPDYNLPLRLRLIESYQSNQFSKQAKRAFYNQTYKVSPNSDRMGYRLEGVPIIPPVTGVISEGIALGSVQIPPDGKPIILLNDRQTLGGYPKLGVLARIDHARIAQAKPGQEVKFIRGNRRHLQDIWCAWALRFGY, via the coding sequence ATGGGCTATTTAAAGGTCATTAAACCGGGTCAACTTAGCCTCATTCAGGACTTTGGTCGTTACGGTATTGCACCATTAGGTGTCACACAGGGTGGACCTTTGGATGAATATGCCTATTGTTGGGCAAATCATCTTTTAGGAAACCGCCCCAATTGTTCAACGATTGAGATCACCTTAGGTCAAGCCGAATTTCAGTTTACGCAAAATTGCATGCTAGCTATATGCGGAGGCGATCTTCAAGCAAAATTGGACGACACACCCATTAGAAATTGGACGTCATTTTATGTTCGTAGGGGCCAGGTACTAAAATTCGGATTACCGATCAATGGGCTAAGAGCCTATCTGGCTGTCGAAGGCGGCTTCGACATTGAAACGCATTTAGGCAGTACTAGTACTGTTATACGAGAACAACTTGGTGGCTTAAACCAAGATGGAACGGCACTGATCCAGAACGACAAAATCAAATACACTAAATCAAGCACTAAATTAAAGTCTAAGCAACTCACGTTCCGATTTACACCGGATTATAACCTACCATTACGTTTAAGATTAATTGAATCCTATCAGTCTAATCAATTTTCCAAGCAAGCTAAGCGAGCCTTTTACAACCAGACGTATAAAGTAAGTCCGAACAGTGATCGTATGGGGTATAGATTAGAAGGCGTACCAATTATACCACCTGTAACAGGCGTTATTTCTGAAGGTATAGCCCTTGGTTCAGTGCAAATACCACCAGATGGAAAACCTATAATTCTACTTAATGATAGGCAAACACTAGGTGGTTACCCAAAATTAGGAGTACTTGCTAGAATCGACCATGCAAGAATTGCACAAGCAAAACCCGGCCAAGAAGTTAAATTCATCCGGGGCAATCGTCGACACTTACAAGATATTTGGTGTGCATGGGCCCTTAGGTTTGGCTATTAA
- a CDS encoding FAD-dependent oxidoreductase: protein MSKLTIDPNKKRVGIIGGGIAGATVAIKLSELGIETCLFERKPSLVYGPPICHLHAGGNLYREIDEQQCIDLLRQSIQSVKLFPHTINIRPTVIAIPKTDKGTPEALLPRLVSIQNHYQQLIDEDSSNKVLGDAQDYYRIYTREALEQLKGKAQQGQPCELDDWMLPFVNNVDLDGLKYPVVLVQEYGWSLFRLASSATMLLDNYDSAHVFLSSEVSDIKENQNNWSICYQQGEESNQIDVDYLINACGYETGTVDDFIKVQRSRLVEFKAAYVTQWSANTDVWPEVIFHGERGTVDGMAQLTPYADGLFQLHGMTDDITLFRDGLVYSNEDCAQPQLPEYLVNKIKKGWNEVQKRERTELAIKHMSRFIPSFSNASVAGKPLYGAQQIPGLDASLRASDVSFHGSNYARIEIVKGSSAIEAALKIIEDIKYNSNIIENQTLKKNKDTVSLNGDEVEHLAIKLAHERGYPDGLAKVSGLDPLD, encoded by the coding sequence ATGAGTAAGTTAACGATAGATCCAAATAAGAAAAGAGTCGGTATAATAGGTGGTGGGATTGCGGGTGCTACGGTCGCGATAAAGCTTTCTGAACTGGGCATAGAGACTTGCCTGTTTGAACGAAAGCCAAGTTTAGTTTATGGTCCTCCGATATGCCACCTTCATGCTGGTGGTAACTTATATCGAGAAATAGATGAACAACAATGCATAGATTTACTAAGACAATCTATTCAATCGGTAAAACTTTTCCCTCACACCATTAATATACGTCCTACTGTGATAGCAATACCGAAAACGGACAAGGGTACACCTGAAGCATTGTTGCCTCGATTAGTCTCTATTCAAAACCATTATCAACAATTAATTGATGAAGATTCATCAAATAAGGTTTTAGGTGATGCGCAAGATTACTATAGAATTTATACCCGAGAAGCACTAGAACAGTTAAAAGGCAAAGCGCAGCAAGGGCAACCCTGTGAGCTTGACGATTGGATGCTGCCGTTTGTAAATAATGTTGATCTTGATGGCTTAAAATATCCTGTCGTGTTAGTACAGGAATATGGATGGAGTTTATTTAGACTTGCCTCTTCTGCGACGATGTTACTAGACAATTATGACAGTGCACATGTCTTTCTTTCCTCTGAAGTATCAGATATTAAAGAAAACCAAAATAACTGGTCAATTTGTTATCAACAAGGTGAAGAGAGCAATCAAATAGACGTTGATTACCTTATAAATGCTTGTGGGTACGAAACGGGGACTGTTGATGATTTTATTAAGGTCCAAAGAAGTCGACTAGTTGAGTTTAAAGCCGCTTACGTTACACAATGGAGCGCAAACACCGACGTATGGCCAGAAGTCATATTCCACGGTGAGCGAGGGACGGTAGATGGTATGGCTCAACTTACTCCCTATGCTGATGGTCTTTTCCAATTACATGGTATGACAGACGATATAACCTTGTTTAGAGATGGGCTTGTATACAGTAATGAAGATTGTGCGCAACCTCAATTGCCTGAGTATTTAGTAAACAAAATCAAAAAAGGCTGGAATGAAGTACAAAAAAGAGAAAGAACAGAGCTTGCGATTAAACATATGAGTCGATTTATACCCTCGTTTTCAAATGCTTCCGTGGCAGGTAAGCCACTTTATGGTGCTCAACAAATTCCTGGGTTAGACGCTTCTTTACGTGCATCTGACGTTTCATTTCACGGTTCAAACTATGCGAGAATTGAAATAGTTAAAGGGTCTTCTGCAATAGAAGCGGCATTAAAAATAATAGAAGACATTAAATACAATAGCAATATTATTGAAAATCAAACACTTAAGAAAAATAAAGATACAGTGTCACTTAATGGAGATGAAGTAGAGCACCTCGCAATAAAGTTGGCCCACGAACGAGGATATCCTGATGGATTGGCAAAGGTAAGCGGGTTGGACCCGCTAGATTAA
- a CDS encoding ABC transporter permease, whose translation MDNQAVFSLNRRLFKWSLEEIRHGQLWPISIALTLIIACVFALSALAERMEQVIVKQGKDALTADLVYSSSNPVPPMLLDTIQAKPSVTESELTRFSTMAFSEEQMQLVTVKAVDSNYPLRGDLRLDDGKTTFSKVESGQLWLDERVFSLLEVSSGDTVTLGDADFVISGKIVQEPGLSFNPFQQMPTVYIHDSDIEKTGALRLGSRVRFNLYLLGDDKDLEVIKNSVTLTPSDRWRDQDSSSRNNEMFSRTTQYLSLTVAIVIIMAATTLVLTCQNYVAGRRKTVAMLKSLGASKAWLRRWLFTQIVILFAIGAVFGIFSGYLLEIFLRIPLTDLLPSPLPSYGLTPIFISFVTCILIGIPALGIPLLGLINTSAVNVMQVSQNKTSWHTYLLVLVPILPMIIAYQSNTLVWIVLGGIVLLFVLLGVISIAIVKVINKLPISASMKLAVSRINRSSIASALQFGALGLSLMLLAVIWLVRTDLLQDWQQTIPDNAPNVFSINIAPYEIEGYLETLDGKSIERSIAYPIIRGRVDGINGVEAKNYQKVKEGAESLSRELNFTWVEALADANSIIEGEWTSTAGVSVESEVAADLNLKIGDELSFTINSQKVNATVNSIRNVEWREMKPNFYFIFTPDVLESLPATWMVSFRIEENQSPILKSLSREFPTVSLLDIRVMGNKIRGLLTQLVWSVTVLASLGVVAGLLLIFTLLRLSLSQRQDEIRLYRTLGASKKRVTNTLWSEYGLMAVTAGLVASLGAEASVASIMRFGFELDGQLHPTLWVALPLISFTVLAMVINSLIKKLLKPIKGNE comes from the coding sequence ATGGATAACCAAGCAGTTTTCTCTCTAAATAGACGTTTATTTAAGTGGAGCTTAGAAGAGATACGCCATGGGCAATTGTGGCCGATTTCAATCGCACTTACGTTGATTATTGCCTGTGTTTTTGCTTTGTCTGCGCTAGCAGAACGAATGGAACAGGTTATTGTTAAGCAGGGTAAAGATGCATTAACCGCAGATTTGGTTTATTCATCTTCGAATCCTGTCCCACCTATGTTGTTGGACACGATTCAAGCTAAGCCAAGTGTTACTGAGTCCGAATTAACACGTTTTTCTACGATGGCGTTTAGCGAAGAACAGATGCAACTTGTCACCGTAAAGGCTGTTGATTCGAATTACCCTTTGCGCGGCGATTTACGCCTAGATGACGGTAAAACAACGTTTTCAAAAGTTGAATCAGGACAGTTATGGCTTGATGAGCGCGTATTTTCATTGTTAGAAGTAAGCTCTGGTGACACTGTCACCCTGGGCGACGCTGACTTCGTTATTAGTGGTAAAATAGTTCAAGAGCCTGGGTTGTCATTTAATCCGTTTCAACAAATGCCCACCGTATATATCCATGATTCGGATATAGAAAAAACAGGCGCACTTAGATTAGGCAGTCGAGTCCGATTTAACCTTTATCTCTTGGGCGATGATAAGGATCTTGAGGTAATAAAAAATTCGGTCACGTTGACACCGAGTGACCGATGGAGAGACCAAGATAGTAGTTCTAGAAACAATGAAATGTTCAGTCGTACAACTCAATATTTATCTCTGACTGTTGCTATTGTTATCATTATGGCTGCAACGACCTTAGTACTAACTTGCCAAAACTACGTAGCAGGTAGAAGAAAAACTGTTGCAATGCTAAAAAGTCTAGGGGCAAGCAAAGCCTGGTTGAGACGTTGGCTATTCACTCAAATTGTCATCCTGTTTGCAATTGGTGCGGTCTTCGGTATTTTTTCAGGTTACCTTTTAGAAATCTTCCTACGTATACCGTTGACCGATCTATTACCTAGTCCACTTCCGAGTTATGGCCTAACACCCATTTTTATCTCATTTGTTACCTGTATTCTTATAGGCATTCCAGCATTAGGTATACCTTTATTGGGATTAATAAATACGTCTGCAGTTAACGTGATGCAGGTAAGTCAGAATAAAACATCATGGCACACATATTTATTGGTGCTCGTTCCTATACTTCCTATGATCATTGCTTATCAAAGCAATACCTTAGTTTGGATTGTATTAGGAGGCATAGTGCTGTTGTTTGTCTTGCTTGGTGTTATAAGTATCGCGATCGTTAAAGTTATAAACAAATTGCCTATTTCGGCGTCTATGAAATTAGCAGTAAGTCGCATTAACCGCTCTTCAATCGCCAGTGCATTACAATTCGGAGCTTTGGGTCTATCCCTTATGTTATTGGCGGTAATTTGGCTAGTACGAACTGATCTTTTGCAAGACTGGCAACAAACTATTCCAGACAATGCGCCAAATGTCTTTTCAATTAACATTGCACCTTACGAAATAGAGGGATACTTAGAAACCCTTGATGGAAAAAGTATTGAACGTTCCATCGCTTACCCGATAATACGGGGCCGAGTAGATGGTATAAATGGCGTAGAAGCGAAAAATTATCAAAAGGTAAAGGAAGGGGCCGAATCGCTAAGTCGTGAACTGAACTTTACTTGGGTTGAAGCTTTAGCAGACGCTAACTCTATAATCGAAGGAGAATGGACATCTACAGCAGGAGTTTCTGTTGAATCTGAAGTTGCAGCTGATTTGAATCTAAAAATTGGTGATGAATTGAGCTTCACTATTAATAGTCAAAAAGTGAATGCGACAGTTAATAGTATTCGGAATGTTGAATGGCGAGAAATGAAGCCCAACTTTTATTTTATTTTTACCCCGGACGTACTTGAATCGTTGCCTGCCACTTGGATGGTTAGCTTTAGAATTGAAGAAAATCAAAGTCCAATCTTAAAGTCACTATCTCGCGAATTTCCCACGGTTAGTTTGCTGGATATACGAGTCATGGGGAACAAAATTAGAGGCCTGCTAACTCAGTTGGTCTGGTCAGTTACGGTGTTGGCGTCACTCGGCGTTGTAGCTGGCTTGTTACTGATATTCACTCTTCTAAGGCTGAGTCTTTCTCAGAGACAAGATGAAATTCGATTATATCGAACTTTAGGCGCATCAAAGAAGCGTGTGACCAATACGTTATGGAGCGAATATGGCTTGATGGCAGTTACCGCGGGGTTGGTTGCTAGTTTAGGTGCCGAAGCGAGTGTGGCAAGTATTATGCGTTTTGGGTTCGAGCTCGATGGTCAATTACACCCAACACTTTGGGTAGCATTGCCACTTATTTCATTTACCGTGCTTGCCATGGTGATTAACTCTCTGATCAAAAAATTATTGAAGCCAATAAAGGGTAATGAATGA
- the fabV gene encoding enoyl-ACP reductase FabV — MIIEPIIKGVVAKSSHPTGCQHAVQQQIDYVKSNKSTTKGPKRVLILGASSGFGLSARIAATFGGSNADTIGVSFERGPSEKGIGTAGWYNNIYFTQQAEAEGRIAINIVGDAFSKEVRDQVIEAIETYFEGEVDLVVYSLATGVRPKPSGDGMWRSAIKTIGESVTGATIVLENDSWQETTVEPATEEEIDSTIKVMGGEDWESWIDTLINSDSIAQGGKTIAFSYIGPELTYPIYHEGTLGRAKVDLHQTSHALNLKLAKIGGGAYATVCKALVTKASVFIPAFTPYILALYKVMKLNGTHESCIHQMHRLFSEKLYADTVPVDGQRLLRLDEFELDTNVQNQVEAIMSTMNSQNFKQVGDYQGYKEEFLNLNGFGFNEVDYSEFFDIEQLKKLKP, encoded by the coding sequence ATGATAATAGAGCCAATAATTAAGGGCGTTGTTGCAAAATCATCACATCCAACTGGATGCCAACATGCCGTTCAGCAACAAATTGACTACGTTAAATCTAATAAATCAACAACTAAAGGCCCAAAACGGGTGCTTATTCTTGGCGCTTCGTCTGGTTTTGGACTATCTGCTCGCATCGCTGCAACCTTTGGAGGGAGTAATGCAGATACGATCGGTGTTTCGTTTGAACGAGGCCCTTCAGAAAAGGGCATAGGAACGGCTGGTTGGTATAACAACATCTATTTCACGCAGCAGGCTGAAGCAGAAGGTCGAATCGCAATAAACATCGTAGGCGATGCTTTTTCAAAAGAAGTACGGGATCAAGTTATTGAAGCCATTGAAACCTATTTTGAAGGTGAAGTCGATCTTGTCGTATATAGCCTCGCTACTGGTGTAAGACCAAAACCGTCTGGTGATGGGATGTGGCGCTCAGCAATAAAAACCATTGGAGAGAGTGTTACAGGAGCGACAATCGTTCTAGAGAACGATAGTTGGCAAGAAACAACCGTAGAACCAGCAACAGAAGAAGAAATCGACTCTACAATTAAAGTGATGGGTGGCGAAGATTGGGAGTCTTGGATAGATACCTTAATTAATTCCGATTCTATCGCGCAAGGTGGTAAAACTATTGCGTTTTCTTATATTGGCCCCGAACTTACTTACCCGATTTACCATGAAGGCACACTAGGTAGAGCGAAAGTCGATCTTCATCAAACCAGTCATGCGTTAAACCTTAAACTGGCCAAAATTGGAGGCGGAGCGTACGCAACGGTATGTAAAGCGCTAGTTACAAAAGCAAGTGTCTTTATACCTGCTTTTACGCCTTATATCCTTGCTCTGTATAAAGTAATGAAGCTAAATGGTACCCACGAGTCCTGCATACATCAAATGCATCGACTCTTTAGTGAGAAACTTTACGCAGACACTGTGCCTGTTGATGGTCAGAGATTACTACGATTAGACGAATTTGAATTAGATACGAACGTTCAAAACCAAGTAGAAGCTATCATGAGCACGATGAATAGCCAAAACTTTAAACAAGTTGGAGATTATCAGGGTTATAAAGAAGAGTTTTTAAACCTTAATGGTTTTGGATTTAACGAGGTAGATTACAGTGAGTTTTTTGATATCGAGCAACTTAAAAAATTGAAACCTTAA
- a CDS encoding putative bifunctional diguanylate cyclase/phosphodiesterase yields MIKIKTETLTLSNAILKKFQIFVDLIGDFTSVEYAGVLMYKGSKKELCYHRSLPVQNQTAEQTITSLHSSVFDTISVEPVDDIHKKISGRINTNHGVQFYSGYSLSWPDGSLFGAIVIVDHAIEKLNSNSLKLLSSFKESISARLETIYQNEKLLMLTTRLKRRGDSKTKDIASLNYTLSQEIDKRKAAEQEVVYHKNHDRGTGFLNQYSLLQHTKNLLIQAKSNRESIAVVHIAFSNGRKLQERYGEYALNSLLVAFRERIGLIDCIESVTARTSISNFIIAIRTKSLTPFIDNFCYRCLEICHSDFSIDNDRVHLQGFIGVSTNVDSSKAEDLIYFANEAAFTSKETGQKYSYYSESHTEKQLQINEIESYLLDAVRNNDLKLYYQPKVELKSGNWMGAEALIRWNHPVLGNVSNENLIQLAEQNGLIFEVGNFVLRSAIESASDWIKYNDNFKIAVNVSAIQLKNVDFAKHVAHLLKIYELPANKLELEITESSLISDEYLARKTLHQLSKLGVTLSLDDFGTGCASFSYLKNYPFNSLKIDKSFVQNLTRNSNDKEIVRSIVQIAKKLNLDVTIEGIENLDQERFVLNEGCDYAQGYLYGKAMTGDEFKQCIAK; encoded by the coding sequence ATGATTAAAATTAAAACAGAAACATTAACGCTATCTAATGCCATATTAAAAAAATTTCAGATTTTCGTGGACCTTATTGGTGATTTTACCTCTGTAGAATATGCAGGGGTACTCATGTACAAAGGCTCGAAAAAAGAACTTTGTTACCATCGTTCTTTACCTGTACAAAATCAAACAGCCGAACAAACAATCACCTCTCTTCACTCAAGTGTGTTTGACACTATTTCAGTAGAACCCGTTGATGATATCCATAAAAAGATATCGGGAAGAATCAATACTAACCATGGGGTTCAATTTTATTCAGGCTACTCTTTATCTTGGCCAGATGGTTCATTGTTTGGTGCGATTGTGATCGTTGATCACGCCATTGAAAAACTTAATTCAAACAGCCTTAAACTATTATCAAGTTTCAAAGAATCTATCAGTGCTCGACTTGAAACAATATATCAAAATGAAAAATTGTTAATGTTAACTACACGTCTTAAACGCAGAGGTGATAGCAAAACTAAAGATATCGCGAGTTTAAATTACACACTTAGTCAAGAAATTGACAAACGAAAAGCAGCAGAACAAGAAGTGGTGTACCATAAAAATCATGACAGAGGTACCGGGTTTCTCAATCAATACTCTTTGCTACAGCATACTAAGAACTTATTAATCCAAGCTAAATCAAACCGTGAAAGTATTGCTGTTGTCCATATAGCCTTTTCAAATGGTCGCAAGTTACAAGAACGCTATGGCGAATACGCTCTGAACAGCTTATTGGTCGCATTTCGAGAGCGTATTGGTTTAATAGATTGTATCGAGTCCGTCACAGCCAGAACTAGCATTTCAAATTTTATCATTGCAATTCGAACCAAATCGTTAACTCCCTTCATCGACAATTTTTGTTATCGATGTCTTGAGATATGTCATTCTGACTTTTCAATCGATAATGATCGTGTTCATCTACAAGGGTTTATTGGTGTTTCAACTAACGTTGACTCATCGAAAGCAGAAGATTTAATCTATTTTGCAAACGAAGCAGCGTTTACGAGCAAAGAAACCGGCCAGAAATACAGTTATTACTCTGAGTCGCATACCGAAAAACAGCTACAAATTAATGAAATCGAGAGCTACTTGTTAGACGCGGTTCGAAACAACGACCTAAAGCTCTATTATCAACCTAAAGTTGAATTAAAATCAGGAAACTGGATGGGGGCAGAAGCTCTTATTCGTTGGAATCATCCCGTTTTGGGGAATGTTTCAAACGAAAATCTGATTCAGCTTGCTGAGCAAAATGGCTTAATCTTTGAGGTTGGTAATTTCGTGTTGCGCTCTGCAATTGAAAGTGCCAGTGATTGGATAAAATATAATGACAACTTCAAAATCGCAGTTAACGTTTCGGCTATACAGTTAAAGAATGTAGATTTTGCTAAGCATGTGGCTCACTTGCTAAAAATTTATGAACTACCTGCCAACAAGCTTGAATTGGAAATTACTGAAAGTTCTTTAATATCAGATGAATACCTAGCTAGAAAGACACTTCATCAGCTAAGCAAACTAGGTGTTACGCTGTCACTAGATGATTTTGGAACAGGCTGTGCTTCTTTCAGTTATCTTAAAAATTACCCTTTCAATAGCCTAAAAATCGATAAGAGTTTTGTACAAAACCTGACAAGAAATTCTAATGATAAAGAGATTGTTCGGTCTATAGTTCAAATAGCGAAAAAACTGAATCTTGATGTGACGATTGAAGGAATAGAAAACCTTGACCAAGAACGCTTCGTACTAAATGAAGGCTGTGATTATGCCCAAGGCTATTTATATGGCAAAGCAATGACAGGTGATGAATTCAAACAATGCATCGCTAAGTGA